One Fusobacterium ulcerans DNA segment encodes these proteins:
- the lon gene encoding endopeptidase La, whose translation MSKTLFLPTRDLVIFPGIVTPIYVGRVKSINTLESAVNSKSKLVLGMQKDPSKENPDFPEDIYNIGVIVNILQIVKMPNNNIKVLVEAEDRVTIDGIEVGETEYKATYKILKCTNGKTKETEAVYRKVLSYFEKYVGLTGKISSELLVNLKGIKDINNAFDIISSNLPVKSEIRQELLEIFDIKERGYKLLELLTNEMEIASLEKKIDDKVKTKMNEAQKAYYIKEKISAMKEELGDYSQDDDMLDLVEKLKKAKLPKEVKQKLDVEMKKLSKMPPFSAEATVSRNYIETVLDLPWEKTTKDILDLKKANEILERDHYGLKDAKNRVLDYLSVKKLNPNMKGGILCLAGPPGIGKTSLVKSIADAMGRKFVRVSLGGVRDEAEIRGHRRTYIGSMPGKLIKAMKDAGTKNPVILLDEIDKMSNDYKGDPASAMLEVLDPEQNSHFEDHYVDMPFDLSKVFFVATANDLRNVSPPLRDRMEIINISSYTEFEKLHIAKKYLIKQAKEENGLKDYDIHIPDSVIMKIIDEYTREAGVRNLKREIITLCRKIAREVVEQKKKKFTIKSSSLEKLLGKPKFRPEKAKEKQPKQGVVNGLAWTSVGGVTLEVQGVSIPGKGEISLTGTLGNVMKESAQVAFTYVKANLDKYKLENPEFFEKKNIHLHFPEGATPKDGPSAGITIVTAILSVLTGRQVRQDIAMTGEVTITGDVLAIGGVKEKVIGAHRAGIREVILPDDNRMDESDIPSEVAKTMTIHFAKTYDDVEKLVFADK comes from the coding sequence ATGAGTAAAACACTATTTTTACCTACTAGGGACTTAGTTATCTTCCCAGGTATAGTAACACCTATATATGTAGGTAGAGTAAAAAGTATCAATACACTGGAATCAGCTGTAAACAGCAAAAGCAAATTAGTACTAGGGATGCAGAAGGATCCTTCTAAAGAGAATCCTGATTTTCCTGAAGATATATACAATATTGGAGTAATAGTCAACATACTTCAAATAGTTAAAATGCCTAACAATAACATAAAAGTATTGGTAGAAGCAGAAGATAGAGTAACTATTGATGGAATAGAGGTAGGAGAGACTGAATATAAAGCTACATATAAAATTTTGAAATGTACTAATGGAAAAACTAAAGAAACTGAGGCAGTATATAGAAAAGTTTTAAGCTACTTTGAAAAATATGTAGGTTTAACTGGGAAGATATCTTCAGAACTTTTAGTCAACCTAAAAGGTATCAAAGATATTAATAATGCTTTTGATATTATTTCATCTAATCTTCCTGTAAAAAGTGAAATAAGACAGGAACTTTTAGAAATATTTGATATCAAAGAAAGAGGATATAAGCTATTAGAACTTCTTACTAACGAAATGGAAATAGCTTCTCTTGAAAAGAAAATAGATGATAAAGTAAAAACAAAAATGAACGAAGCTCAAAAAGCTTACTACATAAAAGAAAAAATATCTGCTATGAAAGAAGAATTGGGAGATTATTCACAAGATGATGATATGCTTGATCTTGTTGAAAAACTAAAGAAAGCTAAACTTCCTAAAGAAGTTAAACAAAAACTTGATGTTGAGATGAAAAAGCTTTCTAAAATGCCTCCATTCTCTGCTGAAGCAACAGTATCAAGAAATTATATTGAAACTGTACTTGATCTTCCATGGGAAAAAACTACTAAAGATATTCTTGACTTGAAAAAAGCCAATGAAATTTTAGAAAGAGATCACTATGGATTAAAAGATGCTAAAAACAGAGTTTTAGATTATCTTTCTGTGAAGAAACTTAATCCAAATATGAAAGGTGGAATCCTTTGTCTTGCAGGACCTCCTGGAATAGGAAAAACTTCCCTTGTTAAGTCTATAGCTGATGCTATGGGAAGAAAATTTGTAAGAGTGTCTCTTGGTGGAGTAAGAGATGAAGCTGAAATAAGAGGACACAGAAGAACATATATTGGTTCTATGCCTGGTAAACTTATCAAAGCTATGAAAGATGCTGGAACTAAAAACCCTGTTATCTTGCTGGATGAAATAGATAAAATGTCTAATGACTACAAAGGAGATCCAGCTTCAGCTATGCTTGAAGTACTTGATCCTGAACAAAACAGCCATTTTGAAGATCACTACGTTGATATGCCTTTTGACCTTTCAAAAGTATTCTTTGTAGCAACAGCAAATGATCTTAGAAATGTTTCTCCTCCTTTGAGAGACAGAATGGAAATAATAAATATCTCTTCATATACAGAGTTTGAAAAACTTCATATAGCTAAAAAATATCTTATCAAACAAGCTAAAGAAGAAAATGGACTTAAAGATTATGATATTCATATTCCTGATAGTGTCATCATGAAAATTATTGATGAATATACTAGAGAAGCTGGAGTAAGAAATCTAAAAAGAGAAATTATAACTCTTTGCAGAAAAATAGCTAGAGAAGTAGTTGAGCAAAAGAAAAAGAAATTCACAATAAAAAGCTCAAGTCTTGAAAAACTTTTAGGAAAACCTAAATTCAGACCTGAAAAGGCTAAGGAAAAACAACCTAAACAAGGTGTAGTAAATGGATTAGCATGGACTTCTGTAGGAGGAGTTACTCTTGAAGTACAAGGAGTCTCTATCCCTGGTAAAGGAGAAATATCTCTAACTGGAACATTAGGAAATGTAATGAAAGAATCAGCTCAAGTAGCATTTACTTATGTAAAAGCTAACCTTGATAAATATAAATTAGAAAACCCAGAATTCTTTGAAAAGAAGAATATACATCTTCACTTCCCAGAGGGAGCAACACCTAAAGATGGTCCTTCTGCTGGTATAACTATTGTTACAGCTATACTTTCTGTCCTTACTGGAAGACAGGTAAGACAGGATATAGCAATGACTGGTGAAGTTACTATTACTGGAGATGTCCTAGCAATAGGCGGAGTAAAAGAAAAAGTTATAGGAGCTCACAGAGCTGGTATCAGAGAAGTTATCCTTCCTGATGACAATAGAATGGATGAAAGTGATATTCCTTCTGAAGTAGCAAAAACTATGACTATCCACTTTGCTAAAACATATGATGATGTAGAAAAACTGGTTTTTGCAGACAAATAA
- the yihA gene encoding ribosome biogenesis GTP-binding protein YihA/YsxC, giving the protein MNVKQADFVKSAVYEKDYPEQLNNMEFAFVGRSNVGKSSLINSITGRKKLAKTSKTPGRTQLINYFKINNEFFIVDLPGYGFAKVPKEMKAEWGKTMDRYIASPRKKLVFVLLDIRRIPSQEDIEMLVYLDHHDIPFKIIFTKIDKVSNNEKFKVMKEIKKKIEFHNEDVFFHSSLSDNGKEDILNFIETMLEKND; this is encoded by the coding sequence ATGAATGTAAAACAGGCAGATTTTGTTAAATCGGCAGTTTATGAAAAAGATTACCCAGAGCAATTAAATAATATGGAATTTGCTTTTGTAGGAAGATCTAATGTAGGAAAATCCTCTTTAATCAACAGCATTACTGGTAGAAAAAAATTGGCAAAAACAAGTAAAACTCCAGGAAGGACTCAACTTATAAACTATTTCAAAATAAATAATGAATTCTTTATAGTTGACCTTCCAGGATATGGATTTGCCAAAGTACCTAAAGAGATGAAGGCTGAATGGGGAAAAACAATGGATAGATATATTGCCAGTCCAAGAAAAAAACTGGTATTTGTCCTTTTAGATATAAGAAGAATCCCTAGTCAGGAAGATATAGAAATGCTTGTATATCTTGATCACCATGATATCCCTTTTAAAATAATTTTTACTAAAATAGATAAAGTTTCAAATAATGAAAAATTTAAAGTAATGAAAGAAATAAAGAAAAAGATAGAATTTCATAATGAGGATGTTTTCTTTCATTCTTCACTTTCAGATAATGGAAAAGAAGATATTCTTAATTTTATAGAAACTATGTTGGAAAAGAATGATTAA
- a CDS encoding valine--tRNA ligase, whose translation MEELNKTYSPKEIESKWYKIWEDSKYFAGKMEEGKESYSIVIPPPNVTGILHMGHILNNSIQDTLVRYKRMCGYNTLWLPGCDHAGIATQNKVERKLAEEGLKKEDLGREKFIEETWKWKEKHGGIITTQLRKIGASLDWDRERFTMDEGLSKAVREIFVHLYNDGLIYQGEYMVNWCPRCGTALADDEVEHVEKDGHLWHVKYPVKDSDEFIIIATSRPETMLADVAVAVHPEDDRYKHLIGKKLILPLVGREIPVIADDYVDREFGTGALKITPAHDPNDFNVGKKHDLPIINMLTKEATVTDEFPKYAGLDRFEARKVMVEELKETGALIKVENIKHNVGQCYRCQTVVEPRVSKQWFVKTETLAQKALEVVRNGEIKIMPKRMEKIYYNWLENIRDWCISRQLWWGHRIPAWYGPDKYIFVARDENEAKEMAVKHYGKEMELIQEEDVLDTWFSSALWPFSTMGWPEKTKELETFYPTSTLVTGADIIFFWVARMIMFGLYEMKEIPFKDVFFHGIVRDELGRKMSKSLGNSPDPLNLIEEFGADAIRFSMIYNTSQGQDVHFSEKLLEMGRNFANKIWNVARFVIMNLEGFDVKSVNKEELKLELVDKWIFSRMNETSKEVADYIDKFQLDDAAKAVYEFLRGDFCDWYVELAKVRLYNDDEAGKASKTTAQYVLWTVLEAGLRMLHPFMPFITEEIWQKIKVEGDSIMIQQYPVADESLINRDIENSFEYIKDVISSLRNIKAEMGISPAKEVKVVIKTSDEMELKTLEDNYIFITKLAKIEELKYGKDMEKPEQSGFRVAGNSEVYMILTGLLNAEVEIKKIQEQIEKVQKDLDKVNAKLSDERFTSKAPAHILERERRIQKEHQDKMDKLTENLKNFM comes from the coding sequence ATGGAAGAACTTAATAAGACTTATTCCCCTAAGGAAATAGAGTCAAAATGGTATAAGATCTGGGAAGATTCTAAATACTTTGCAGGAAAAATGGAAGAAGGAAAAGAAAGCTATTCAATAGTTATCCCTCCTCCAAACGTCACTGGTATACTTCATATGGGGCATATACTTAATAACTCTATCCAAGATACTCTAGTAAGATATAAGAGAATGTGTGGTTATAATACTTTATGGCTTCCAGGATGTGACCATGCTGGAATAGCTACTCAAAATAAAGTTGAAAGAAAACTTGCTGAAGAGGGATTAAAAAAAGAAGATTTAGGAAGAGAAAAATTTATTGAAGAAACTTGGAAATGGAAAGAAAAGCATGGTGGTATTATCACTACTCAATTAAGAAAAATTGGTGCTTCTCTTGACTGGGACAGAGAAAGATTTACAATGGATGAAGGACTTTCAAAAGCTGTAAGAGAAATATTTGTTCACTTATATAATGATGGACTTATCTATCAAGGTGAATACATGGTAAACTGGTGCCCAAGATGTGGTACTGCTCTTGCTGACGATGAAGTTGAACATGTGGAAAAAGATGGTCATTTATGGCATGTTAAATATCCAGTAAAAGATTCTGATGAATTTATAATAATAGCTACTTCAAGACCTGAAACAATGCTGGCTGACGTAGCAGTTGCTGTACATCCTGAAGATGACAGATATAAACACCTTATAGGAAAAAAACTTATCCTTCCATTAGTAGGAAGAGAAATTCCTGTAATAGCTGATGATTATGTAGATAGAGAATTTGGAACTGGAGCTCTTAAAATAACTCCTGCTCATGACCCTAATGACTTTAATGTAGGGAAAAAACATGATCTTCCTATAATCAACATGCTTACAAAAGAAGCTACAGTTACTGATGAATTTCCTAAATATGCTGGACTAGACAGATTTGAAGCTAGAAAAGTAATGGTTGAAGAATTAAAAGAAACTGGAGCTCTTATTAAAGTAGAAAATATAAAACACAATGTAGGTCAATGCTATAGATGTCAAACTGTAGTTGAACCAAGAGTTTCTAAACAATGGTTTGTAAAAACTGAAACTTTAGCTCAAAAAGCTTTGGAAGTAGTAAGAAATGGTGAAATAAAAATCATGCCTAAGAGAATGGAGAAAATCTATTACAACTGGCTTGAAAATATAAGAGACTGGTGTATCTCAAGACAACTTTGGTGGGGACATAGAATCCCAGCATGGTATGGTCCTGATAAGTACATATTTGTAGCAAGAGATGAAAATGAAGCTAAAGAAATGGCTGTTAAACATTATGGAAAAGAAATGGAATTAATTCAGGAAGAAGATGTACTAGATACTTGGTTCTCATCTGCATTATGGCCTTTCTCTACAATGGGATGGCCTGAAAAAACTAAAGAACTTGAAACTTTCTATCCTACATCTACACTTGTAACAGGAGCAGATATCATCTTCTTCTGGGTAGCTAGAATGATCATGTTTGGGCTTTATGAAATGAAAGAGATTCCTTTCAAAGATGTATTCTTCCACGGAATTGTAAGAGATGAGCTTGGTAGAAAAATGTCTAAATCATTAGGAAATTCTCCTGATCCATTGAATTTAATAGAAGAATTCGGAGCAGATGCTATCAGATTCTCTATGATATATAACACATCTCAAGGGCAAGATGTACACTTCTCTGAGAAACTTCTTGAAATGGGAAGAAACTTTGCTAACAAAATATGGAACGTTGCAAGATTTGTTATCATGAACCTTGAAGGATTTGATGTAAAATCTGTAAATAAAGAAGAGCTTAAACTTGAATTGGTTGATAAATGGATATTCTCTAGAATGAATGAAACTTCTAAAGAAGTAGCTGACTACATTGATAAATTCCAATTAGATGACGCTGCTAAGGCTGTTTATGAATTCTTAAGAGGAGACTTCTGTGACTGGTATGTTGAACTTGCAAAAGTAAGACTATACAATGATGATGAAGCTGGAAAAGCATCTAAAACAACTGCTCAATATGTACTTTGGACAGTATTGGAAGCTGGACTTAGAATGCTTCACCCATTTATGCCGTTCATAACAGAAGAGATCTGGCAGAAAATTAAAGTTGAAGGAGATTCTATTATGATACAGCAATATCCTGTAGCTGATGAATCACTAATCAACAGAGACATAGAAAATTCATTTGAGTATATTAAAGATGTTATTTCTTCTTTAAGAAACATTAAAGCTGAAATGGGAATCTCTCCAGCTAAAGAAGTAAAAGTTGTTATCAAAACTTCTGATGAAATGGAACTAAAAACTCTTGAAGACAACTACATTTTCATAACTAAGTTAGCTAAAATAGAAGAACTTAAGTATGGTAAAGATATGGAAAAACCTGAACAAAGTGGATTCAGAGTAGCTGGAAATTCTGAAGTATATATGATACTTACTGGACTTTTAAATGCTGAAGTAGAAATCAAAAAAATTCAAGAACAGATAGAAAAAGTACAAAAAGATCTTGATAAAGTTAATGCTAAACTTTCTGATGAAAGATTTACTTCTAAAGCTCCTGCCCATATTCTGGAGAGAGAAAGAAGAATTCAAAAAGAACATCAAGATAAGATGGATAAACTTACTGAGAACCTTAAAAACTTTATGTAA
- a CDS encoding Cof-type HAD-IIB family hydrolase encodes MIKAVFFDIDGTLVSFNTHKVPESTMKAFELLHEKGIKTFVATGRHPSIMSLGNNLDQLKFDGYVTLNGQYCFNDKEIIYKNSISPEDIKNLVEFLKDYPHPCGFVEGDGGMYINHINDNVKAVLDAVNLPMLPIKDVSRALENEVFQLNPYVSPEEEHIFMNALKNCEATRWNPLFLDVIPAGGGKHVAVEKVREYYGFSKEETMAFGDGGNDITMLSNVGIGVAMGNANDDVKEIADYVTDTVDNDGIFKALKHFSII; translated from the coding sequence ATGATAAAAGCTGTATTTTTTGATATTGATGGAACTCTTGTAAGTTTTAATACTCATAAAGTTCCTGAAAGTACAATGAAAGCTTTTGAGCTGCTTCATGAGAAGGGAATAAAAACATTTGTTGCAACAGGAAGACATCCTTCAATTATGTCATTAGGCAACAATCTTGATCAATTAAAATTTGATGGCTATGTAACTCTTAATGGACAGTATTGTTTTAATGATAAAGAGATAATATATAAAAATAGTATATCTCCTGAAGATATAAAAAACCTTGTTGAATTTCTAAAAGACTATCCTCATCCTTGTGGTTTTGTAGAAGGAGATGGGGGAATGTATATTAATCATATAAATGATAATGTTAAAGCTGTTTTGGATGCTGTAAACCTTCCTATGCTTCCTATAAAGGATGTATCTAGAGCTTTAGAGAATGAAGTATTTCAGTTAAATCCTTATGTATCTCCTGAAGAGGAACATATTTTTATGAATGCATTAAAAAATTGTGAAGCTACAAGATGGAATCCACTATTTTTAGACGTCATCCCTGCTGGCGGAGGAAAACATGTAGCAGTGGAAAAAGTCAGAGAATATTATGGTTTTTCTAAAGAGGAAACTATGGCCTTTGGAGATGGGGGAAATGACATCACTATGCTTTCAAATGTAGGAATAGGAGTTGCCATGGGAAATGCTAATGATGATGTAAAAGAGATTGCTGATTATGTTACTGATACAGTAGATAATGATGGAATCTTTAAAGCTCTTAAGCATTTTTCTATTATTTAA
- a CDS encoding LysR family transcriptional regulator, protein MDLHYLKIFYEVAKEKSFTKAASKLYINQSAVSIQVKKFEEILNAKLFDRSSKKIKLTYTGEALYKMAEDIFDKVKRAEKEISRIIDLDRARISIGATSVIGEPLIPRLMKGFSKAHEEIEYDVTIADKAWLLKLLKEGDLDILIIDEEHITDSNLEVLTIEKMPYVLVSKKEYHSMESVSKDPLITRKTIPNNNEAIAVIEDKYRISFDTKISVLGNLEVIKGMVREEIGNVILPYYAVHKEIERGEFKIIYKVNEVKDGYQVVITKDKKSLIQIIKFINFIQDYKIQY, encoded by the coding sequence ATGGATTTACATTATTTAAAAATATTTTATGAAGTAGCAAAAGAGAAAAGTTTTACTAAGGCAGCAAGCAAACTTTACATCAATCAATCAGCTGTATCTATTCAAGTTAAAAAATTTGAAGAGATTTTAAATGCAAAACTTTTTGACAGAAGTTCTAAAAAAATTAAGCTTACTTATACTGGGGAAGCTCTATATAAAATGGCTGAAGATATATTCGACAAAGTTAAAAGAGCAGAAAAAGAAATATCTAGAATTATTGATCTGGATAGAGCTAGAATCTCTATAGGAGCTACATCTGTTATTGGTGAACCTCTTATCCCAAGATTAATGAAAGGATTTTCTAAGGCTCATGAAGAAATCGAGTATGATGTAACTATTGCTGATAAGGCATGGCTTTTAAAACTATTAAAAGAGGGAGATCTTGATATCCTGATCATAGATGAGGAACATATCACTGACTCTAACCTTGAAGTTTTAACTATTGAAAAAATGCCTTATGTTCTTGTAAGTAAAAAAGAGTATCATAGTATGGAAAGTGTGTCTAAAGATCCACTTATCACTAGAAAAACTATTCCTAATAATAATGAAGCTATTGCTGTAATTGAAGATAAATACAGAATATCTTTTGATACAAAGATATCTGTACTTGGAAACCTTGAAGTAATAAAAGGAATGGTAAGAGAAGAGATAGGAAATGTAATCCTTCCTTATTATGCAGTTCATAAAGAGATCGAAAGAGGAGAATTCAAAATAATCTATAAGGTTAATGAAGTAAAAGATGGATATCAGGTAGTTATCACAAAAGATAAGAAAAGCCTTATTCAAATTATCAAATTCATCAACTTTATACAGGATTACAAGATTCAATATTAG
- the gmhA gene encoding D-sedoheptulose 7-phosphate isomerase: MNLIDSYKTELVLLENFIKEEEKRKETEKVAKVLAEVFNNGNKVLICGNGGSNCDALHFAEEFTGRFRGDRRALPVIAISESSHITCVGNDYGFDYVFSRGVEAYGKSGDMFIGISTSGNSGNVIKAVEAAKKIGMKTCVLLGKDGGKLKGMCDYEFIIPGKTSDRVQEIHMMILHIIIEGVERIMFPENY; encoded by the coding sequence ATGAACTTAATAGATTCATACAAGACAGAACTTGTACTTCTTGAAAATTTTATCAAGGAAGAAGAAAAAAGAAAAGAAACTGAAAAAGTTGCCAAAGTTTTGGCAGAGGTTTTCAACAATGGAAATAAAGTATTGATATGTGGTAATGGTGGAAGCAACTGTGATGCTCTGCACTTTGCAGAGGAATTTACAGGAAGATTCAGAGGAGACAGAAGAGCTCTTCCTGTTATAGCAATATCAGAATCATCTCATATAACTTGTGTAGGGAATGACTATGGATTTGATTATGTCTTTTCAAGAGGTGTAGAAGCCTATGGGAAGTCTGGAGATATGTTTATAGGTATTTCTACCAGCGGAAACTCTGGCAATGTAATTAAGGCTGTAGAGGCTGCTAAGAAGATAGGGATGAAAACTTGTGTCCTTCTGGGAAAAGATGGAGGAAAACTTAAAGGAATGTGTGATTATGAATTTATTATTCCTGGAAAAACTTCTGACAGAGTACAGGAGATACATATGATGATACTTCATATCATCATTGAAGGTGTAGAAAGAATAATGTTCCCTGAGAACTACTAA
- a CDS encoding MBOAT family O-acyltransferase, protein MLFNSYEFIFLFLPITLIIYFTLNRYGKNNIAKEWLVIASLYFYSYFHLSYLYLILTSIIINYFIGNKLNHKSLTGRGRKIWMIVGVIFNLGLLGYFKYYDFFVENINTVFRTNFTLLHILLPLGISFFTFQQLSFVIDSYNEKSMKYDFLSYCLFVTFFPQLIAGPIVLPNEMLSQFEDKRNKVINYENMNRGLYMFSIGLAKKVIIADTIANFANAGFDQMETLNIIEAWMTSISYTLQLYFDFSGYCDMAMGIALMFNIVLPLNFNSPYKSINIQEFWKRWHMTLGRFMTNYLYIPLGGNRLGERKTLRNLFIVFMASGIWHGAGWNFIIWGCLHGICILVHRVWKNSGRKMNKLLGWFITINLVNIFWVFFRAETLNGAIKVLKGMFDIKGLIYTGTHMGQIGEMTKSYRELTIGMLGNKINLVFLLLATIIVVFMNNSYEKSKKNIRSEKIMYILLSIFLLSTTSDFLYFNF, encoded by the coding sequence ATGTTATTTAATTCATATGAGTTTATTTTCCTATTTTTACCAATTACATTAATAATATATTTTACTTTAAATAGATATGGTAAAAATAATATAGCTAAAGAGTGGCTAGTAATAGCTTCCCTATATTTTTATTCATATTTTCATCTTTCATATTTATATTTAATTTTAACTTCAATAATAATAAATTATTTTATTGGAAATAAATTAAATCATAAAAGCTTAACTGGAAGAGGAAGAAAAATATGGATGATAGTAGGGGTAATATTTAATTTAGGGTTATTAGGATATTTTAAATATTATGATTTCTTTGTAGAAAATATAAATACAGTATTTAGAACAAATTTTACCTTATTACATATACTACTGCCATTAGGAATATCATTTTTTACATTTCAACAGCTTTCATTTGTAATAGATAGTTACAATGAAAAAAGTATGAAATATGATTTTTTAAGTTATTGTCTATTTGTAACATTTTTTCCACAGTTAATAGCAGGACCAATAGTACTACCAAATGAAATGCTTTCACAATTTGAAGATAAAAGAAATAAGGTAATAAATTATGAAAATATGAATAGAGGACTATATATGTTTTCCATTGGTTTAGCTAAGAAAGTAATAATAGCAGATACAATAGCAAATTTTGCAAATGCAGGATTTGATCAAATGGAAACATTAAATATTATAGAAGCATGGATGACTTCAATATCATATACATTACAACTATATTTTGATTTTAGCGGATATTGTGATATGGCAATGGGAATAGCTCTTATGTTTAACATAGTATTACCATTAAACTTCAACTCACCATATAAGTCAATAAATATACAGGAATTTTGGAAAAGATGGCATATGACATTGGGGAGATTTATGACAAATTATTTATATATTCCACTTGGAGGAAATAGATTAGGGGAAAGAAAAACTTTAAGAAATCTATTTATAGTATTTATGGCAAGTGGAATATGGCATGGAGCAGGATGGAACTTTATTATATGGGGATGCTTACATGGAATATGCATTCTAGTACATAGAGTATGGAAAAATAGTGGAAGAAAAATGAATAAACTATTAGGATGGTTTATAACAATAAATCTAGTAAATATATTTTGGGTGTTTTTTAGAGCAGAAACATTAAATGGAGCAATAAAAGTACTAAAAGGAATGTTTGATATAAAAGGATTAATATATACGGGAACACATATGGGGCAAATAGGAGAAATGACAAAGTCATATAGAGAATTAACTATAGGAATGTTAGGAAATAAAATTAATTTAGTATTCTTATTACTAGCTACAATAATAGTGGTTTTTATGAATAATAGTTATGAGAAAAGTAAGAAAAATATTAGAAGTGAAAAGATTATGTATATACTATTAAGTATATTTCTACTTAGTACAACATCTGATTTTTTATATTTTAATTTTTAA
- a CDS encoding HU family DNA-binding protein: MNTREFVSYYKKLRREQDETIEDKEAREEIEEIFNLIAEVIAMDEEVKFKNKGTFSLLKRKKRRIGSPTSKEVREIVPKKTIKFVQSKILEIN; this comes from the coding sequence ATGAACACTAGAGAATTTGTATCATATTACAAGAAATTGAGAAGAGAACAAGATGAAACAATAGAAGATAAAGAAGCAAGAGAAGAAATAGAAGAGATATTTAACCTTATAGCAGAAGTAATAGCTATGGATGAAGAAGTAAAATTTAAAAATAAAGGAACATTTTCACTTTTAAAAAGAAAAAAAAGAAGAATAGGCAGTCCAACCTCAAAAGAAGTAAGAGAAATAGTTCCTAAAAAAACAATAAAATTTGTACAGTCAAAAATATTAGAAATAAACTGA
- a CDS encoding HU family DNA-binding protein translates to MTEKEFLTLYKERRNLKSIREAKERLDSFWKALFDVLAEEEKVIIKDWGIFEKKEVKPRKILNLATREMMITEEKKVIKFKPRMKMIDKVNELNTLMEEEYEH, encoded by the coding sequence ATGACAGAAAAAGAGTTTTTAACCTTATACAAAGAAAGAAGGAATCTAAAAAGCATAAGAGAAGCAAAAGAAAGATTAGATTCTTTTTGGAAAGCTCTTTTTGATGTTTTAGCAGAAGAAGAAAAAGTAATAATAAAAGATTGGGGAATATTTGAAAAGAAAGAAGTAAAACCAAGAAAGATATTAAATCTAGCTACTAGAGAAATGATGATAACAGAAGAAAAGAAAGTTATTAAATTTAAACCTAGAATGAAAATGATAGATAAAGTAAATGAACTCAATACTCTAATGGAGGAAGAATATGAACACTAG